Proteins encoded by one window of Sphaerodactylus townsendi isolate TG3544 linkage group LG04, MPM_Stown_v2.3, whole genome shotgun sequence:
- the LOC125430814 gene encoding multidrug resistance-associated protein 1-like isoform X2 gives MKCSPETNASFFSKITYSWYSRIITLGYKKPLEREDLFELNENDSSYVVCPDFEKHWRREYSKSTKDIKVPLQQDVTKKAVFQKVFLLPPLWQTFKVALIKVTILKVAVDFLSFLSPQIMKEMIDFCEHHSGSYWNGYGFAVALLIVVVLQTLIHQAYQRLNMLNAVKVKTAMVGLLYKKALNLSSSSRQKYTTGEIVNLMSTDVQQLMDLTINLNLLWSAPFQILLTIIFLWQELGPSVLAGIGMLLLVVPINVYVAARVKQLRKSQSKNTDQRVKLLNEILHGIKILKLYAWEPSYQKKIVNIRESEISVLRLSGYLTTFSMLTLTCIPFLVSLATFGVYFLLDEKNVLTAAKVFTSISLFNILRLPLFDLPTVISAAAQAKVSLGRLENFLSSEELDPQNINTDYRGDHAVRFVNASFRWKKIGTTTLHKLSVTIPEGSLVAIVGQVGAGKSSFLSAVLGEMEKIEGTAQRKGSVAYVSQQAWIQNSTLQENILFGSELNKLYYKRVLEACALSPDLEQLPMGDQTEIGERGVNISGGQKQRVSLARAVYSNANLYLLDDPLSAVDVHVGKHLFEKVIGSSGLLKNKTRILVTHNLTILPQTDIIMVMEDGRITEIGSYKELFSKRANFAEFVLTFGGGRENKEKFSVSNSFPKNIIKIRDNVVPQKRQYAQHKDTSSFSVKKEKVATGTVKMSVILKYLQAFGWSWMWLTIAAYLGQNAMAIGQNLWLSTWTAEAKQLKHFTEWKQLRNYRFGIYGFLGFMQGLLVCFGAYVLTRGSLCASRALHHQMLDSVLRLPLQYFETNPVGQIINRFTKDMFIVDVRFHYYLRTWLNCTLDVIGTIVVIVYASPLFMLVVVPLGYLYFTIQRYYIASSRQIRRLAGASHTPVISHFSETLLGVSTVRAFGHQERFINQNKDVINENLVCFYNNVISNRWLAVRLEFLGNLMVFFAALFAVIANGKVDSTTVGLSISYALSITQSLNFWVRKACEIETNGISIERVCEYSNIVKEAPWILSSRPPAGWPNEGVIQFISYKVRYRPDIDYALQDISFQTSREEKIGIIGRTGAGKSTLTNCLFRIIERAGGKIIIDGIDISTIGLHDLRGNLNIIPQDPVLFSGTIQSNLDPLGKYSDFELWNALELCDLKNFVQSLPKKLQHEISESGENLSMGQRQLVCLARALLRKTKVLVLDEATASVDMETDNLVQSTIQKEFRNCTVLTIAHRLHSIMDSDRVLVLDSGKIAEFDTPQNLLQQRGVFYEMTSQAGIHQNEVNL, from the exons ATG AAATGCAGCCCAGAAACAAATGCTTCCTTCTTCAGCAAAATAACATATTCCTGGTACAGCAG gATTATAACTTTGGGTTATAAGAAACCATTGGAAAGAGAAGATCTATTTGAACTAAATGAAAATGATTCATCCTACGTTGTATGTCCAGATTTTGAAAAGCACTGGAGAAGAGAATATTCAAAGTCCACCAAGGACATAAAG GTGCCTCTACAACAAGATGTAACAAAGAAAGCAGTTTTTCAGAAAGTATTTCTGTTGCCACCACTGTGGCAAACGTTTAAAGTTGCATTGATCAAAGTTACTATTCTGAAAGTTGCAGTTgattttttatcttttttgaGTCCACAGATTATGAA GGAAATGATTGATTTCTGCGAACATCATTCTGGTTCATATTGGAATGGTTATGGATTTGCAGTTGCTCTTCTTATTGTGGTCGTTCTGCAAACACTTATCCATCAGGCTTATCAGCGTCTTAACATGCTTAATGCAGTAAAAGTTAAGACTGCAATGGTTGGCCTCTTGTATAAAAAG GCTTTGAACTTGTCTAGTTCTTCACGACAAAAATATACAACAGGTGAAATAGTTAACTTGATGTCAACAGATGTCCAGCAACTTATGGATCTGACCATCAATCTCAACCTCTTATGGTCAGCCCCTTTTCAAATTCTGCTGACTATCATCTTCCTTTGGCAAGAACTGGGCCCCTCTGTGCTAGCAGGCATTGGAATGCTACTTTTGGTTGTACCTATAAATGTTTATGTAGCAGCCAGAGTGAAGCAACTCAGG AAAAGCCAATCGAAGAACACTGATCAACGAGTTAAACTCTTAAATGAAATCTTGCATGGCATAAAG ATTTTAAAGCTGTATGCATGGGAACCTTCATATCAGAAAAAAATCGTGAACATTCGGGAAAGTGAAATATCTGTTTTGAGATTATCTGGATACCTGACAACATTTTCCATGCTGACTCTGACATGTATTCCATTTTTG GTCTCGCTGGCTACCTTTGGTGTCTATTTTCTGTtggatgaaaaaaatgttttaactgcagcCAAAGTTTTTACCTCTATTTCCTTGTTTAATATTTTACGACTTCCTTTGTTTGATTTGCCTACAGTGATTTCTGCTGCAGCTCAG GCTAAGGTTTCTCTGGGCCGTTTAGAGAATTTTCTTTCTTCTGAAGAGCTTGATCCTCAAAACATCAATACAGACTACAGAGGAG ATCATGCAGTTAGATTTGTTAATGCCTCCTTCCGCTGGAAGAAGATTGGAACCACAACCTTACATAA ACTGAGTGTAACGATTCCAGAAGGCTCACTAGTTGCTATTGTGGGTCAGGTTGGAGCTGGAAAGTCATCTTTCCTTTCTGCAGTTCTTGGAGAAATGGAGAAGATTGAAGGAACAGCTCAGAGAAAA GGTTCAGTAGCTTATGTGTCTCAGCAAGCTTGGATACAAAATTCAACCTTACAAGAAAATATTCTCTTCGGCTCAGAATTGAACAAACTGTATTACAAACGAGTTTTGGAGGCCTGTGCTTTGTCACCAGACTTGGAACAATTACCAATGGGAGATCAAACAGAAATTGGAGAAAGG GGTGTGAACATAAGTGGCGGCCAGAAGCAGAGAGTGAGCTTAGCTAGGGCTGTGTACAGTAATGCAAATCTTTATTTATTGGATGACCCCCTATCTGCTGTTGATGTACATGTTGGGAAGCATCTTTTTGAGAAGGTGATTGGATCCTCAGGACTATTAAAAAACAAG ACTCGAATTTTAGTGACGCACAATCTGACAATTCTACCTCAGACCGATATTATAATGGTGATGGAAGATGGCAGGATTACTGAAATTGGCAGTTATAAAGAACTGTTCTCCAAAAGAGCAAACTTTGCGGAATTTGTTCTGACATttggtggaggaagggagaataaaGAAAAGTTCTCAGTATCAA ACTCTTTCCcaaaaaacattattaaaataagaGATAATGTTGTACCACAGAAAAGGCAATATGCACAGCATAAAGATAC GAGCAGTTTCTCCGTGAAGAAGGAAAAAGTTGCTACTGGTACT GTGAAAATGTCAGTTATTTTGAAATACCTACAAGCCTTTGGTTGGTCTTGGATGTGGCTAACCATAGCTGCTTACTTGGGTCAAAATGCTATGGCAATTGGACAAAATCTGTGGCTCAGTACATGGACAGCAGAAGCTAAACAACTTAAACACTTCACAGAATGGAAGCAGTTAAGAAACTACAGATTTGGCATCTATGGGTTCTTGGGATTCATGCAAG GTCTTTTAGTTTGCTTTGGTGCATATGTGCTTACTAGAGGATCTCTGTGTGCCTCTCGGGCATTGCATCACCAGATGCTGGACAGTGTACTGCGCCTTCCACTTCAGTATTTTGAAACTAATCCTGTAGGTCAGATCATCAACAGGTTCACAAAG GACATGTTTATAGTTGATGTACGTTTTCATTATTATCTACGAACCTGGCTGAATTGTACACTGGATGTTATTGGAACAATTGTTGTAATTGTGTACGCATCACCCCTTTTCATGCTGGTGGTTGTTCCACTTGGATACCTATATTTTACTATTCAA CGATACTATATTGCTAGCTCCCGACAGATTCGACGACTGGCTGGTGCTTCACACACCCCTGTAATTTCACACTTCAGTGAAACACTTTTGGGTGTTTCTACAGTCAGAGCTTTTGGACATCAGGAACGATTTATAAATCAAAACAAAGATGTGATCAACGAGAACCTGGTTTGCTTCTACAACAATGTAATTTCAAACAG GTGGCTAGCTGTCCGACTTGAATTTCTGGGGAACTTGATGGTTTTCTTTGCTGCATTGTTTGCAGTGATTGCCAATGGCAAGGTGGATTCTACCACAGTGGGATTATCGATATCCTATGCACTCAGT aTAACTCAAAGTTTGAATTTTTGGGTCCGCAAAGCATGTGAAATTGAAACCAATGGAATCTCCATTGAACGGGTTTGTGAATATTCAAATATTGTTAAAGAG gCACCCTGGATACTATCCAGCCGCCCACCAGCAGGTTGGCCTAATGAAGGTGTAATACAGTTTATCAGTTACAAAGTTCGGTACAGACCAGATATAGATTACGCTCTACAGGACATATCTTTTCAAACTagcagggaagaaaag ATTGGAATCATAGGAAGAACTGGTGCAGGCAAATCCACTCTCACCAATTGCTTATTTAGAATAATAGAAAGAGCTGGAGGCAAAATAATCATAGATGGAATTGACATATCAACTATTGGCCTACACGATCTTCGAGGCAATCTAAACATTATTCCGCAG GACCCAGTCTTATTCTCAGGGACAATTCAATCAAACTTGGATCCACTTGGAAAATATTCTGATTTTGAATTGTGGAATGCACTAGAATTGTGTGACCTGAAGAATTTTGTGCAATCGCTTCCAAAGAAACTTCAGCATGAAATTTCAGAGAGTGGTGAAAATCTGAG TATGGGGCAGAGACAGCTCGTCTGCCTTGCCCGTGCTTTGTTAAGGAAGACGAAAGTTTTAGTCTTGGACGAAGCAACAGCCTCTGTTGATATGGAAACAGATAATCTTGTGCAGTCCACAATCCAGAAAGAATTCCGAAACTGCACGGTGCTAACTATTGCTCATAGGCTGCATTCCATCATGGACTCTGACAG AGTGCTTGTTCTTGATTCTGGAAAAATTGCTGAATTTGATACGCCACAGAATTTGTTGCAACAGAGAGGTGTGTTTTATGAAATGACATCACAAGCTGGAATACATCAAAATGAAGTTAACCTCTAA
- the LOC125430814 gene encoding multidrug resistance-associated protein 1-like isoform X1, translating into MVSPLPGSKHALYQNLRPFNRTKCSPETNASFFSKITYSWYSRIITLGYKKPLEREDLFELNENDSSYVVCPDFEKHWRREYSKSTKDIKVPLQQDVTKKAVFQKVFLLPPLWQTFKVALIKVTILKVAVDFLSFLSPQIMKEMIDFCEHHSGSYWNGYGFAVALLIVVVLQTLIHQAYQRLNMLNAVKVKTAMVGLLYKKALNLSSSSRQKYTTGEIVNLMSTDVQQLMDLTINLNLLWSAPFQILLTIIFLWQELGPSVLAGIGMLLLVVPINVYVAARVKQLRKSQSKNTDQRVKLLNEILHGIKILKLYAWEPSYQKKIVNIRESEISVLRLSGYLTTFSMLTLTCIPFLVSLATFGVYFLLDEKNVLTAAKVFTSISLFNILRLPLFDLPTVISAAAQAKVSLGRLENFLSSEELDPQNINTDYRGDHAVRFVNASFRWKKIGTTTLHKLSVTIPEGSLVAIVGQVGAGKSSFLSAVLGEMEKIEGTAQRKGSVAYVSQQAWIQNSTLQENILFGSELNKLYYKRVLEACALSPDLEQLPMGDQTEIGERGVNISGGQKQRVSLARAVYSNANLYLLDDPLSAVDVHVGKHLFEKVIGSSGLLKNKTRILVTHNLTILPQTDIIMVMEDGRITEIGSYKELFSKRANFAEFVLTFGGGRENKEKFSVSNSFPKNIIKIRDNVVPQKRQYAQHKDTSSFSVKKEKVATGTVKMSVILKYLQAFGWSWMWLTIAAYLGQNAMAIGQNLWLSTWTAEAKQLKHFTEWKQLRNYRFGIYGFLGFMQGLLVCFGAYVLTRGSLCASRALHHQMLDSVLRLPLQYFETNPVGQIINRFTKDMFIVDVRFHYYLRTWLNCTLDVIGTIVVIVYASPLFMLVVVPLGYLYFTIQRYYIASSRQIRRLAGASHTPVISHFSETLLGVSTVRAFGHQERFINQNKDVINENLVCFYNNVISNRWLAVRLEFLGNLMVFFAALFAVIANGKVDSTTVGLSISYALSITQSLNFWVRKACEIETNGISIERVCEYSNIVKEAPWILSSRPPAGWPNEGVIQFISYKVRYRPDIDYALQDISFQTSREEKIGIIGRTGAGKSTLTNCLFRIIERAGGKIIIDGIDISTIGLHDLRGNLNIIPQDPVLFSGTIQSNLDPLGKYSDFELWNALELCDLKNFVQSLPKKLQHEISESGENLSMGQRQLVCLARALLRKTKVLVLDEATASVDMETDNLVQSTIQKEFRNCTVLTIAHRLHSIMDSDRVLVLDSGKIAEFDTPQNLLQQRGVFYEMTSQAGIHQNEVNL; encoded by the exons ATGGTGAGTCCATTGCCGGGGAGCAAGCATGCGCTTTATCAGAATCTGCGGCCCTTCAACCGAACG AAATGCAGCCCAGAAACAAATGCTTCCTTCTTCAGCAAAATAACATATTCCTGGTACAGCAG gATTATAACTTTGGGTTATAAGAAACCATTGGAAAGAGAAGATCTATTTGAACTAAATGAAAATGATTCATCCTACGTTGTATGTCCAGATTTTGAAAAGCACTGGAGAAGAGAATATTCAAAGTCCACCAAGGACATAAAG GTGCCTCTACAACAAGATGTAACAAAGAAAGCAGTTTTTCAGAAAGTATTTCTGTTGCCACCACTGTGGCAAACGTTTAAAGTTGCATTGATCAAAGTTACTATTCTGAAAGTTGCAGTTgattttttatcttttttgaGTCCACAGATTATGAA GGAAATGATTGATTTCTGCGAACATCATTCTGGTTCATATTGGAATGGTTATGGATTTGCAGTTGCTCTTCTTATTGTGGTCGTTCTGCAAACACTTATCCATCAGGCTTATCAGCGTCTTAACATGCTTAATGCAGTAAAAGTTAAGACTGCAATGGTTGGCCTCTTGTATAAAAAG GCTTTGAACTTGTCTAGTTCTTCACGACAAAAATATACAACAGGTGAAATAGTTAACTTGATGTCAACAGATGTCCAGCAACTTATGGATCTGACCATCAATCTCAACCTCTTATGGTCAGCCCCTTTTCAAATTCTGCTGACTATCATCTTCCTTTGGCAAGAACTGGGCCCCTCTGTGCTAGCAGGCATTGGAATGCTACTTTTGGTTGTACCTATAAATGTTTATGTAGCAGCCAGAGTGAAGCAACTCAGG AAAAGCCAATCGAAGAACACTGATCAACGAGTTAAACTCTTAAATGAAATCTTGCATGGCATAAAG ATTTTAAAGCTGTATGCATGGGAACCTTCATATCAGAAAAAAATCGTGAACATTCGGGAAAGTGAAATATCTGTTTTGAGATTATCTGGATACCTGACAACATTTTCCATGCTGACTCTGACATGTATTCCATTTTTG GTCTCGCTGGCTACCTTTGGTGTCTATTTTCTGTtggatgaaaaaaatgttttaactgcagcCAAAGTTTTTACCTCTATTTCCTTGTTTAATATTTTACGACTTCCTTTGTTTGATTTGCCTACAGTGATTTCTGCTGCAGCTCAG GCTAAGGTTTCTCTGGGCCGTTTAGAGAATTTTCTTTCTTCTGAAGAGCTTGATCCTCAAAACATCAATACAGACTACAGAGGAG ATCATGCAGTTAGATTTGTTAATGCCTCCTTCCGCTGGAAGAAGATTGGAACCACAACCTTACATAA ACTGAGTGTAACGATTCCAGAAGGCTCACTAGTTGCTATTGTGGGTCAGGTTGGAGCTGGAAAGTCATCTTTCCTTTCTGCAGTTCTTGGAGAAATGGAGAAGATTGAAGGAACAGCTCAGAGAAAA GGTTCAGTAGCTTATGTGTCTCAGCAAGCTTGGATACAAAATTCAACCTTACAAGAAAATATTCTCTTCGGCTCAGAATTGAACAAACTGTATTACAAACGAGTTTTGGAGGCCTGTGCTTTGTCACCAGACTTGGAACAATTACCAATGGGAGATCAAACAGAAATTGGAGAAAGG GGTGTGAACATAAGTGGCGGCCAGAAGCAGAGAGTGAGCTTAGCTAGGGCTGTGTACAGTAATGCAAATCTTTATTTATTGGATGACCCCCTATCTGCTGTTGATGTACATGTTGGGAAGCATCTTTTTGAGAAGGTGATTGGATCCTCAGGACTATTAAAAAACAAG ACTCGAATTTTAGTGACGCACAATCTGACAATTCTACCTCAGACCGATATTATAATGGTGATGGAAGATGGCAGGATTACTGAAATTGGCAGTTATAAAGAACTGTTCTCCAAAAGAGCAAACTTTGCGGAATTTGTTCTGACATttggtggaggaagggagaataaaGAAAAGTTCTCAGTATCAA ACTCTTTCCcaaaaaacattattaaaataagaGATAATGTTGTACCACAGAAAAGGCAATATGCACAGCATAAAGATAC GAGCAGTTTCTCCGTGAAGAAGGAAAAAGTTGCTACTGGTACT GTGAAAATGTCAGTTATTTTGAAATACCTACAAGCCTTTGGTTGGTCTTGGATGTGGCTAACCATAGCTGCTTACTTGGGTCAAAATGCTATGGCAATTGGACAAAATCTGTGGCTCAGTACATGGACAGCAGAAGCTAAACAACTTAAACACTTCACAGAATGGAAGCAGTTAAGAAACTACAGATTTGGCATCTATGGGTTCTTGGGATTCATGCAAG GTCTTTTAGTTTGCTTTGGTGCATATGTGCTTACTAGAGGATCTCTGTGTGCCTCTCGGGCATTGCATCACCAGATGCTGGACAGTGTACTGCGCCTTCCACTTCAGTATTTTGAAACTAATCCTGTAGGTCAGATCATCAACAGGTTCACAAAG GACATGTTTATAGTTGATGTACGTTTTCATTATTATCTACGAACCTGGCTGAATTGTACACTGGATGTTATTGGAACAATTGTTGTAATTGTGTACGCATCACCCCTTTTCATGCTGGTGGTTGTTCCACTTGGATACCTATATTTTACTATTCAA CGATACTATATTGCTAGCTCCCGACAGATTCGACGACTGGCTGGTGCTTCACACACCCCTGTAATTTCACACTTCAGTGAAACACTTTTGGGTGTTTCTACAGTCAGAGCTTTTGGACATCAGGAACGATTTATAAATCAAAACAAAGATGTGATCAACGAGAACCTGGTTTGCTTCTACAACAATGTAATTTCAAACAG GTGGCTAGCTGTCCGACTTGAATTTCTGGGGAACTTGATGGTTTTCTTTGCTGCATTGTTTGCAGTGATTGCCAATGGCAAGGTGGATTCTACCACAGTGGGATTATCGATATCCTATGCACTCAGT aTAACTCAAAGTTTGAATTTTTGGGTCCGCAAAGCATGTGAAATTGAAACCAATGGAATCTCCATTGAACGGGTTTGTGAATATTCAAATATTGTTAAAGAG gCACCCTGGATACTATCCAGCCGCCCACCAGCAGGTTGGCCTAATGAAGGTGTAATACAGTTTATCAGTTACAAAGTTCGGTACAGACCAGATATAGATTACGCTCTACAGGACATATCTTTTCAAACTagcagggaagaaaag ATTGGAATCATAGGAAGAACTGGTGCAGGCAAATCCACTCTCACCAATTGCTTATTTAGAATAATAGAAAGAGCTGGAGGCAAAATAATCATAGATGGAATTGACATATCAACTATTGGCCTACACGATCTTCGAGGCAATCTAAACATTATTCCGCAG GACCCAGTCTTATTCTCAGGGACAATTCAATCAAACTTGGATCCACTTGGAAAATATTCTGATTTTGAATTGTGGAATGCACTAGAATTGTGTGACCTGAAGAATTTTGTGCAATCGCTTCCAAAGAAACTTCAGCATGAAATTTCAGAGAGTGGTGAAAATCTGAG TATGGGGCAGAGACAGCTCGTCTGCCTTGCCCGTGCTTTGTTAAGGAAGACGAAAGTTTTAGTCTTGGACGAAGCAACAGCCTCTGTTGATATGGAAACAGATAATCTTGTGCAGTCCACAATCCAGAAAGAATTCCGAAACTGCACGGTGCTAACTATTGCTCATAGGCTGCATTCCATCATGGACTCTGACAG AGTGCTTGTTCTTGATTCTGGAAAAATTGCTGAATTTGATACGCCACAGAATTTGTTGCAACAGAGAGGTGTGTTTTATGAAATGACATCACAAGCTGGAATACATCAAAATGAAGTTAACCTCTAA